From a region of the Rhinolophus sinicus isolate RSC01 linkage group LG04, ASM3656204v1, whole genome shotgun sequence genome:
- the CD274 gene encoding programmed cell death 1 ligand 1 isoform X2 — protein MRIFSGFTFMTYCHLLKAFTITVNKDLYVVEYGSNVTMECRFPVEKQLDLSALIVYWEMEDKKIIQFVNGKEDLKVQHSSYSQRAQLMKDQLSLGKAALQITDVNLQDAGVYRCLISYGGADYKRITLKVHARYHKINQKISVDPVTSEHELTCQAEGYPEAEVIWTSRDHQQLSGKTTITNSKRKEKLLNVTSTLRINTTANEIFYCTFRGSSPEENSTAELVIPERPTAPANTRTRLAIVGAVPLLFVALTVIFCLKRDVRMMDVETCGTQDINLKKQNGKILSRDREVEGKGNKKLK, from the exons atgaggatatttaGTGGCTTTACATTCATGACCTACTGTCATTTGCTGAAAG CATTTACTATCACAGTTAACAAGGACCTCTATGTGGTAGAGTATGGCAGCAATGTGACCATGGAATGCAGATTCCCAGTAGAAAAGCAATTAGACCTGTCTGCATTAATTGTCTACTGGGAAATGGAggataaaaaaatcattcaatttGTCAATGGGAAGGAAGACCTGAAGGTTCAGCACAGTAGCTACAGCCAGAGGGCCCAGCTGATGAAAGACCAGCTCTCCTTGGGAAAGGCTGCACTTCAGATCACGGACGTGAACTTGCAGGATGCAGGGGTTTACCGCTGCTTGATCAGCTATGGCGGTGCCGACTACAAGCGGATTACTTTGAAAGTCCATG CCCGATATCACAAAATCAACCAGAAAATTTCTGTGGATCCAGTCACCTCTGAACATGAACTAACATGTCAGGCTGAGGGTTACCCTGAGGCTGAAGTCATCTGGACAAGCAGAGACCACCAACAACTGAGTGGCAAAACCACCATCACCAATTccaagagaaaggagaagctTCTGAATGTAACCAGCACACTTAGAATCAACACAACAGCTAACGAGATTTTCTACTGCACTTTTCGGGGATCAAGTCCTGAAGAAAACAGTACAGCTGAGTTGGTCATCCCAG AACGACCTACAGCTCCAGCAAACACAAGGACTCGCTTGGCAATTGTGGGAGCCGTCCCGTTGTTATTTGTAGCCCTGACAGTCATCTTCTGCCTAAAAAGAGATG tgagAATGATGGATGTGGAAACATGTGGCACTCAAGACATtaatttgaagaaacaaaatggtAAGATTCTTAGCAGGGATCGGGAAGttgaaggaaagggaaacaaaaagttAAAGTAA
- the CD274 gene encoding programmed cell death 1 ligand 1 isoform X1, giving the protein MRIFSGFTFMTYCHLLKAFTITVNKDLYVVEYGSNVTMECRFPVEKQLDLSALIVYWEMEDKKIIQFVNGKEDLKVQHSSYSQRAQLMKDQLSLGKAALQITDVNLQDAGVYRCLISYGGADYKRITLKVHARYHKINQKISVDPVTSEHELTCQAEGYPEAEVIWTSRDHQQLSGKTTITNSKRKEKLLNVTSTLRINTTANEIFYCTFRGSSPEENSTAELVIPERPTAPANTRTRLAIVGAVPLLFVALTVIFCLKRDVRMMDVETCGTQDINLKKQNDTQFEET; this is encoded by the exons atgaggatatttaGTGGCTTTACATTCATGACCTACTGTCATTTGCTGAAAG CATTTACTATCACAGTTAACAAGGACCTCTATGTGGTAGAGTATGGCAGCAATGTGACCATGGAATGCAGATTCCCAGTAGAAAAGCAATTAGACCTGTCTGCATTAATTGTCTACTGGGAAATGGAggataaaaaaatcattcaatttGTCAATGGGAAGGAAGACCTGAAGGTTCAGCACAGTAGCTACAGCCAGAGGGCCCAGCTGATGAAAGACCAGCTCTCCTTGGGAAAGGCTGCACTTCAGATCACGGACGTGAACTTGCAGGATGCAGGGGTTTACCGCTGCTTGATCAGCTATGGCGGTGCCGACTACAAGCGGATTACTTTGAAAGTCCATG CCCGATATCACAAAATCAACCAGAAAATTTCTGTGGATCCAGTCACCTCTGAACATGAACTAACATGTCAGGCTGAGGGTTACCCTGAGGCTGAAGTCATCTGGACAAGCAGAGACCACCAACAACTGAGTGGCAAAACCACCATCACCAATTccaagagaaaggagaagctTCTGAATGTAACCAGCACACTTAGAATCAACACAACAGCTAACGAGATTTTCTACTGCACTTTTCGGGGATCAAGTCCTGAAGAAAACAGTACAGCTGAGTTGGTCATCCCAG AACGACCTACAGCTCCAGCAAACACAAGGACTCGCTTGGCAATTGTGGGAGCCGTCCCGTTGTTATTTGTAGCCCTGACAGTCATCTTCTGCCTAAAAAGAGATG tgagAATGATGGATGTGGAAACATGTGGCACTCAAGACATtaatttgaagaaacaaaatg